The Cellulomonas sp. P24 genome contains a region encoding:
- a CDS encoding DUF721 domain-containing protein has protein sequence MSADRRHPPRDSADDPELDGIPPVPADDGLPVGELVDLTPPAEVARAALNRARAAAQARGIRPGQEARRRTPLDPPRGSPGRDGRDPRLVGENLAALLRDRGWVQDVSVGGVIGRWSEVVGKEISDHCTPESFENGVLLVRADSTAWAANLKVLASQLLRRLADDVGEGVVSEVKVLGPVGPGFTRGRRSVRGRGPRDTYG, from the coding sequence GTGTCCGCTGACCGACGTCATCCGCCCCGCGACTCGGCCGACGATCCGGAGCTCGACGGGATCCCCCCGGTCCCGGCCGACGACGGCCTCCCGGTCGGTGAGCTCGTGGACCTCACCCCGCCGGCGGAGGTCGCGCGCGCGGCGCTGAACCGAGCGCGAGCAGCGGCGCAGGCGCGGGGTATCCGACCAGGTCAGGAGGCACGTCGACGGACGCCTCTCGATCCTCCGCGGGGATCACCGGGCCGTGACGGGCGGGATCCGCGGCTGGTCGGGGAGAATCTCGCCGCCCTGCTGCGGGACCGCGGCTGGGTCCAGGACGTCTCGGTCGGCGGGGTGATCGGCCGCTGGAGCGAGGTCGTCGGGAAGGAGATCTCGGACCACTGCACACCCGAGAGCTTCGAGAACGGTGTCCTCCTGGTGCGCGCCGACTCGACGGCATGGGCCGCGAATCTCAAGGTGCTCGCGTCGCAGCTCCTCCGCCGGCTGGCCGACGACGTGGGTGAGGGCGTCGTGAGCGAGGTGAAGGTTCTCGGACCGGTAGGGCCCGGGTTCACACGTGGTCGGCGCAGTGTGCGAGGGCGAGGACCGCGCGACACCTATGGGTGA
- a CDS encoding DLW-39 family protein, producing the protein MKKVLILLALAGAGYVVWKRYADETDSRDLWAEVTDTFE; encoded by the coding sequence ATGAAGAAGGTACTGATCCTGCTGGCTCTGGCCGGCGCGGGATACGTCGTCTGGAAGCGGTACGCCGACGAGACCGACAGCCGCGATCTGTGGGCCGAGGTCACCGACACCTTCGAGTAG
- a CDS encoding DUF4012 domain-containing protein, with protein MKIRVRRRALLVFAAALLGLMLVGAGWVTYRGLQAESALRSAGTSLVELESVLSDGQTQALADQLPAIQADARRARDATSDPVWWLAEHVPVLGYDLVAVRTVSTAVDDVAMNALPAIADLGTVLSSSNVRTSDGRIDLANLVDAAPSVATADASMQRANDAVAALDPSRLLARVAGPVVQVQDGLGRAAGVMRVADQVAQLVPPMLGADGPRTYLMMSLNSAELRAAGGIVGAVAELHAENGALSLVTKWSTGDLPVYDTSVLPLTAAEVRVHADTLGRWIQDVVSTPDFPRSAELAQAMWTRATGETVDGVVAVDPVAVSYLLAATGPVKVPGGVEVNQGNLVSILLHDAYLQIPDRAVQDTFFSGVATAVFRAVADGGGDPRSVIRELVRAAQEKRIRVWSTHSTEEHLLAKTPLGSGFLSGAADDSPGVFLDDGTGGSSTTSSRPRSRSSNPRAAPGSPRSSGSTSPTNLRPTSAPTRGTSWGSTTRTCRPGPCRPTSRSTPRSAGSSWKSASATRTSAGSAQRRAGDRSACSPRSSILASTRRIASPSRESRRGRPCGPRRRSPARVSSRPSARRTESPRLHPSCRYPKTPRSATVMGNCRYCPVSRMGLAMNKLIRSVLGIALATTAVLPFAGPAAAVETPAPGCPTQDPGYEAGGVCQVTVTTVDPTCVGGVASLDYVVTAEGTPSSTVTITFVNPSGGNVVYANQPLTGSVLWPGMVVTGGQATDWPGWTKAADGTWSSGDEFSWADSNVQVLFAVGPEAAATVTYPQGTGSGYCGPSSSEVLAAPPNASTSLVSNVLAATGANPMPLAFLGGGLILVGGSLLVMRSRLRHRSHS; from the coding sequence GTGAAGATCCGGGTGAGACGCCGCGCGCTCCTCGTCTTCGCGGCAGCCCTGCTCGGCTTGATGCTCGTCGGCGCCGGCTGGGTGACCTACCGGGGGCTGCAGGCCGAGAGCGCGCTCCGCTCGGCGGGCACCTCGCTGGTCGAGCTGGAGTCGGTCCTCAGCGACGGGCAGACCCAGGCGCTTGCCGACCAGCTTCCTGCGATCCAGGCCGACGCACGTCGGGCACGGGACGCGACCTCAGACCCCGTGTGGTGGCTCGCTGAGCACGTCCCCGTCCTCGGCTACGACCTCGTCGCCGTGCGCACGGTGTCGACCGCGGTCGACGACGTCGCGATGAATGCCCTCCCCGCGATCGCCGACCTCGGCACGGTGCTGTCGTCCAGCAACGTGCGTACGTCGGACGGTCGGATCGACCTCGCCAACCTGGTCGACGCCGCACCGAGCGTCGCCACGGCCGATGCGTCGATGCAGCGCGCCAACGACGCCGTCGCTGCGCTCGATCCGTCTCGGCTCCTCGCCCGCGTCGCCGGTCCGGTCGTGCAGGTGCAGGACGGGCTCGGCCGCGCGGCGGGCGTCATGCGAGTCGCCGACCAGGTGGCGCAGCTCGTGCCGCCGATGCTCGGGGCCGACGGTCCTCGCACCTACCTCATGATGTCGCTCAACAGCGCCGAGCTGCGCGCCGCGGGCGGCATCGTCGGCGCAGTTGCCGAGCTCCATGCTGAGAATGGAGCCCTCAGTCTTGTCACGAAGTGGTCGACGGGAGACCTCCCCGTGTACGACACGAGCGTGCTGCCGCTGACCGCCGCCGAGGTCCGCGTCCACGCGGACACCCTCGGGCGATGGATCCAGGACGTCGTCTCGACGCCCGACTTCCCGCGAAGCGCAGAGCTGGCGCAAGCCATGTGGACGAGGGCCACGGGCGAGACGGTCGACGGGGTGGTTGCCGTCGACCCGGTAGCGGTGAGCTACCTTCTCGCGGCGACCGGTCCGGTCAAGGTCCCCGGCGGCGTCGAGGTGAACCAGGGCAACCTCGTCTCGATCCTGCTCCACGACGCGTACCTCCAGATCCCCGACCGTGCCGTCCAGGACACCTTCTTCAGCGGTGTCGCGACGGCGGTGTTCCGTGCGGTCGCAGACGGTGGCGGGGATCCTCGGAGCGTGATCCGGGAGCTGGTGCGCGCGGCGCAGGAGAAGCGCATCCGGGTGTGGTCGACACACTCGACGGAGGAGCACCTTCTGGCGAAGACCCCGCTGGGTTCCGGGTTCCTGTCGGGCGCCGCTGACGACTCACCCGGAGTCTTCCTGGACGACGGCACCGGGGGAAGCTCGACTACTTCCTCAAGGCCACGGTCACGGTCGAGCAACCCGCGTGCAGCGCCGGGGAGTCCGAGGTCGTCCGGCTCGACCTCGCCTACGAACCTCCGGCCGACATCGGCACCTACCCGTGGTACGTCGTGGGGATCCACCACCCGAACCTGCCGACCGGGTCCGTGCAGACCAACATCACGGTCTACGCCCCGGTCGGCGGGAAGCTCCTGGAAGAGCGCCTCGGCGACACGTACGTCGGCGGGGTCAGCGCAACGGAGAGCGGGCGACAGGTCAGCGTGCTCACCTCGCAGCTCGATCCTGGCGAGCACGCGACGTATCGCTTCACCATCGCGGGAGTCGCGCCGAGGTCGTCCGTGTGGACCACGCCGACGATCACCGGCCCGGGTCTCGTCCCGACCGTCTGCCCGACGCACTGAATCTCCCAGACTTCACCCATCCTGCCGATACCCGAAGACGCCCCGGAGCGCTACTGTGATGGGGAATTGTCGGTATTGCCCGGTTTCGAGGATGGGGCTCGCCATGAACAAGCTGATCCGGTCGGTGCTGGGCATCGCGCTCGCCACGACCGCGGTGCTCCCGTTCGCGGGGCCCGCAGCCGCTGTGGAGACGCCTGCCCCGGGTTGTCCCACGCAGGACCCCGGCTACGAGGCGGGAGGCGTGTGTCAGGTCACCGTCACGACGGTCGACCCGACGTGCGTCGGTGGCGTCGCGTCGCTCGACTACGTCGTCACGGCCGAGGGCACACCGAGCAGCACCGTGACCATCACCTTTGTGAACCCGAGCGGTGGCAACGTCGTCTACGCGAATCAACCCCTGACGGGGAGCGTGCTCTGGCCCGGGATGGTGGTGACGGGTGGGCAGGCGACCGACTGGCCCGGATGGACCAAGGCCGCCGACGGGACGTGGTCGAGCGGTGACGAGTTCAGTTGGGCGGACAGCAACGTCCAGGTCCTCTTCGCGGTCGGCCCCGAGGCAGCGGCCACGGTGACCTACCCGCAGGGAACCGGATCCGGCTACTGCGGTCCGTCCTCCTCGGAGGTCCTGGCCGCGCCGCCGAACGCGTCGACCTCGTTGGTCTCGAACGTTCTTGCGGCGACGGGTGCCAACCCGATGCCCCTGGCGTTCCTCGGTGGCGGACTCATCCTTGTCGGAGGGAGCCTTCTCGTGATGCGAAGCCGGCTGCGCCACCGCTCGCACTCCTGA
- the gyrA gene encoding DNA gyrase subunit A has translation MDVEAATEIVLTEHGRIEQIDLQVEMQRSYLDYAMSVIIGRALPDVRDGLKPVHRRVLYAMYDGGYRPDRAFSKCSRVVGDVMGKFHPHGDSAIYDALVRLVQDWSMRYPLVAGQGNFGSPGNDPAAAPRYTECKMAPLSMEMVRDIDEETVDFQDNYDGRTQEPVVLPARFPNLLVNGSAGIAVGMATNIPPHNMREVADGVHWYLEHPDASHQELLEALMQRIKGPDFPTGAQILGHRGIEDAYRTGRGSITMRAVVTVEEIQNRICLVITELPYQVNPDNLAQKIADLVREGRLQGIADIRDETSGRTGQRLVIVLKRDAVAKVVLNNLYKHTQMQDTFGANMLALVDGVPRTMSIDAFIRHWVTHQMDVIVRRTRFRLRKAEERAHILTGYLKALDALDEVIRLIRASATVDDARSGLMELLDVDEVQANAILSMQLRALAAMERQKIVDEYDGLMAKITDYREILESPQRQRDIVGGELDEIVAKNGDERRTTIMPFDGEVSMEDLIAEEEVVVTITRGGYAKRTRSDNYRAQRRGGKGVRGAQLREDDIVDHFFVTTTHHWLLFFTNLGRVYRAKAYELPEGGRDAKGQHVANLLAFLPGEQIAQVLDLRDYDQAEYLVLATRGGLVKKTRLTEYDSNRSGGVIAINLREDEDGNPDELVAARLVDSTDDLILVSRKGQSIRFTADDEAMRPLGRATSGVTGMKFRPGDQLLSMDVVQDGAQLFVVTEGGFAKRTDISEYRVQGRGGLGIKVANLVEARGDLVGALITEEDDEVMVIMERGKIVRSAVAEVHLTGRNTQGVTFAKPDSGDRIIAIARNIERHLGEDAATVGEEHAPIEADVVDDETPPTPDVATEQNHEESE, from the coding sequence ATCGACGTCGAGGCCGCGACCGAGATCGTGCTGACCGAGCACGGCCGGATCGAGCAGATCGACCTCCAGGTCGAGATGCAGCGGTCCTACCTGGACTACGCGATGTCCGTGATCATCGGGCGCGCGCTGCCGGACGTCCGGGACGGTCTGAAGCCCGTGCACCGCCGCGTGCTCTACGCGATGTACGACGGCGGCTACCGTCCGGACCGCGCGTTCTCCAAGTGCAGCCGCGTCGTCGGCGACGTCATGGGGAAGTTCCACCCGCACGGCGACAGCGCGATCTACGACGCCCTCGTGCGACTGGTCCAGGACTGGTCGATGCGCTACCCGCTCGTCGCCGGGCAGGGGAACTTCGGGTCGCCGGGCAACGACCCCGCAGCCGCCCCGCGGTACACCGAGTGCAAGATGGCGCCGCTGTCGATGGAGATGGTCCGCGACATCGACGAGGAGACCGTCGACTTCCAGGACAACTACGACGGGCGTACCCAGGAGCCGGTCGTCCTCCCGGCGCGCTTCCCGAACCTGCTGGTGAACGGCTCGGCGGGTATCGCTGTCGGCATGGCGACCAACATCCCGCCGCACAACATGCGCGAGGTCGCCGACGGCGTCCACTGGTACCTCGAGCACCCGGACGCGTCGCACCAGGAGCTGCTCGAGGCCCTGATGCAGCGGATCAAGGGCCCGGACTTCCCCACCGGCGCGCAGATCCTCGGCCACCGTGGGATCGAGGACGCCTACCGCACCGGCCGCGGCTCGATCACGATGCGCGCCGTCGTCACGGTCGAGGAGATCCAGAACCGGATCTGCCTGGTCATCACCGAGCTCCCGTACCAGGTCAACCCGGACAACCTCGCGCAGAAGATCGCCGATCTCGTGCGCGAGGGCCGGCTGCAGGGCATCGCCGACATCCGCGACGAGACGTCGGGCCGCACCGGCCAGCGCCTGGTGATCGTGCTCAAGCGCGACGCCGTCGCGAAGGTCGTGCTCAACAACCTGTACAAGCACACCCAGATGCAGGACACCTTCGGCGCGAACATGCTCGCGCTCGTCGACGGCGTGCCCCGCACCATGTCCATCGATGCGTTCATCCGGCACTGGGTGACGCACCAGATGGACGTGATCGTCCGACGCACGCGGTTCCGGCTGCGCAAGGCCGAGGAGCGCGCCCACATCCTCACCGGCTACCTCAAGGCGCTCGACGCGCTCGACGAGGTCATCCGGCTGATCCGCGCCTCGGCCACGGTCGACGACGCCCGCAGCGGACTGATGGAGCTGCTCGACGTCGACGAGGTCCAGGCCAACGCGATCCTCTCCATGCAGCTGCGTGCACTCGCCGCGATGGAGCGGCAGAAGATCGTCGACGAGTACGACGGCCTGATGGCGAAGATCACGGACTACCGCGAGATCCTCGAGTCACCGCAACGTCAGCGCGACATCGTCGGGGGCGAGCTCGACGAGATCGTGGCGAAGAACGGGGACGAGCGTCGTACGACGATCATGCCGTTCGACGGCGAGGTCTCGATGGAGGACCTCATCGCCGAGGAGGAGGTCGTCGTCACGATCACCCGCGGCGGCTACGCCAAGCGGACCCGGAGCGACAACTACCGGGCCCAGCGCCGCGGTGGCAAGGGGGTCCGCGGCGCCCAGCTCCGCGAGGACGACATCGTCGACCACTTCTTCGTGACGACCACGCACCACTGGCTGCTGTTCTTCACCAACCTCGGACGTGTGTACCGGGCGAAGGCCTACGAGCTCCCCGAGGGCGGTCGTGATGCCAAGGGCCAGCACGTCGCGAATCTGCTGGCCTTCCTCCCTGGCGAGCAGATCGCCCAGGTGCTCGACCTGCGCGACTACGACCAGGCCGAGTACCTGGTCCTCGCGACGCGGGGCGGTCTGGTCAAGAAGACGCGGCTGACCGAGTACGACTCGAACCGCAGCGGTGGCGTGATCGCGATCAACCTCCGCGAGGACGAGGACGGCAACCCGGACGAGCTCGTCGCGGCTCGGCTGGTCGACTCGACCGACGACCTCATCCTCGTCTCGCGCAAGGGCCAGTCGATCCGGTTCACCGCCGACGACGAGGCGATGCGACCGCTCGGTCGCGCGACCTCCGGAGTCACCGGCATGAAGTTCCGACCCGGTGACCAGCTGCTGTCGATGGACGTGGTCCAGGACGGCGCGCAGCTCTTCGTCGTCACCGAGGGTGGGTTCGCGAAGCGGACCGACATCTCCGAGTACCGCGTCCAAGGTCGTGGCGGACTCGGGATCAAGGTGGCCAACCTCGTCGAAGCCCGTGGTGACCTCGTGGGCGCCCTCATCACGGAGGAGGACGACGAGGTCATGGTCATCATGGAACGCGGGAAGATCGTGCGATCGGCCGTCGCCGAGGTGCACCTGACCGGACGCAACACCCAAGGGGTGACCTTCGCCAAGCCCGACTCCGGCGATCGGATCATCGCGATCGCCCGTAACATCGAACGTCATCTCGGCGAGGATGCGGCTACCGTTGGCGAGGAGCACGCGCCGATCGAGGCAGACGTCGTGGACGACGAGACTCCGCCGACCCCTGATGTGGCGACCGAGCAGAACCACGAGGAGAGCGAATGA
- a CDS encoding DUF3566 domain-containing protein yields MSSDETAPRSFTPRQGGDRPQPAAASTSGVSAPTFTPARASSSTAPSAASPQPAATSTSPVPGAGGWPSPPRDSEHDTGDVPVGEIRHTSSHTGAGPRPAVKVAAETGAPRRVRLAVSRVDPWSVMKLSFLLSVAIGIMIVVAAAVIWLTLDGMHVFTKVDSLVREVVGTETKIDILQYVKFSRIVSAASLIAIIDVFLMTALATIGAFLYNIVAALVGGIHLTMTDE; encoded by the coding sequence ATGAGCAGCGACGAGACCGCGCCCCGGTCGTTCACCCCGCGGCAGGGCGGCGACCGACCCCAGCCGGCCGCTGCGTCCACGTCCGGCGTGAGTGCCCCGACGTTCACCCCCGCACGGGCGTCGTCGAGCACCGCTCCGAGCGCGGCCTCACCGCAACCGGCCGCGACGTCGACAAGCCCGGTCCCGGGCGCCGGCGGGTGGCCGAGCCCGCCGCGTGACAGCGAGCACGACACCGGCGACGTGCCGGTCGGTGAGATCCGGCACACGAGCTCGCACACCGGTGCGGGACCTCGTCCCGCGGTCAAGGTCGCGGCGGAGACCGGTGCGCCACGGCGGGTACGCCTCGCGGTCTCCCGGGTCGACCCCTGGTCGGTCATGAAGCTGTCGTTCCTGCTCTCCGTCGCGATCGGGATCATGATCGTCGTGGCTGCGGCAGTGATCTGGCTGACGCTCGACGGGATGCACGTCTTCACGAAGGTCGACTCGCTCGTCCGTGAGGTCGTCGGGACCGAGACGAAGATCGACATCCTGCAGTACGTCAAGTTCAGCCGCATCGTCTCGGCCGCCTCGCTGATCGCGATCATCGACGTCTTCCTCATGACGGCGCTCGCCACGATCGGGGCGTTCCTCTACAACATCGTCGCGGCACTGGTCGGAGGCATCCACCTCACCATGACGGACGAGTGA
- a CDS encoding GNAT family N-acetyltransferase, producing MPEPSGPTPSAPTVHLVRLTPDALSALLDGDLDRARAAAGVDVTEYFTSPSMHWLWQFRLEQMATDPRSTPWLVRAAVDSATGAVVGHAGFHGPPDANGMVEVGYSVDPRHRRRGYARAMLRALIEEVVPEPTVTTVRASISPTNTASLATIAGFGFMQVGEQWDERDGLELVFERPVR from the coding sequence GTGCCCGAGCCATCTGGTCCGACTCCGTCCGCGCCGACCGTCCACCTCGTCCGCCTGACACCCGACGCCCTGTCCGCGTTGCTCGACGGTGACCTCGACCGGGCGCGCGCCGCCGCCGGCGTCGACGTGACGGAGTACTTCACCTCGCCCTCGATGCACTGGCTGTGGCAGTTTCGGCTCGAGCAGATGGCGACCGATCCCCGCAGCACGCCGTGGCTCGTGCGTGCGGCGGTCGACAGCGCCACGGGCGCCGTCGTCGGCCACGCCGGCTTTCACGGTCCGCCGGACGCGAACGGCATGGTTGAGGTGGGGTATTCGGTGGACCCGCGTCATCGACGCCGCGGGTATGCCCGTGCGATGCTCCGCGCGCTGATCGAGGAGGTCGTTCCGGAGCCGACCGTGACGACGGTGCGCGCCTCGATCAGTCCGACGAACACCGCATCTCTCGCGACCATCGCCGGCTTCGGCTTCATGCAGGTGGGCGAGCAGTGGGACGAGCGGGACGGCCTCGAGCTCGTGTTCGAGCGCCCGGTGAGGTGA
- the recF gene encoding DNA replication/repair protein RecF (All proteins in this family for which functions are known are DNA-binding proteins that assist the filamentation of RecA onto DNA for the initiation of recombination or recombinational repair.) yields the protein MYVSHLSLTDFRSYRTVELPLEPGVTALVGPNGQGKTNLVEAVGYVATLGSHRVPTDAALVRAGCSRAVVRAKVVRGDRTRLAEIEITSGKANRARINGSPVPRVRDVLGLLRTVLFAPEDLGLVKGDPDGRRRFLDDLAVLVTPRMSGVLADYERIVRQRSALLKSAAAASRGGMDLRTLDVWDAKLARSGAEILAMRMALVRALAPYVAHAYEQVSSGQGTAEISYRSSLDATLVDAEDSPAGVPSGPVPRGTVTADLLEAQLMDAMGRLRSREIDRGVCLVGPHRDDLVLTLGGLPAKGYASHGESWSFALALRLASYRLLTDGIATRPHDDGRPSDPTTGLTAASNEAHDLWIADLGDDGEPVLILDDVFAELDVRRRDRLAELVAPARQVLITAAVADDVPERLEGARVDVMDGAVTRVR from the coding sequence GTGTATGTCTCCCACCTCTCGCTGACCGACTTCCGCTCGTACCGGACGGTCGAGCTCCCGCTCGAGCCCGGAGTGACCGCCCTCGTCGGGCCGAACGGGCAGGGCAAGACGAACCTCGTCGAGGCCGTCGGATACGTCGCGACGCTCGGGAGTCACCGAGTCCCGACCGATGCCGCGCTCGTGAGGGCGGGATGTTCCCGTGCCGTGGTGCGTGCGAAGGTCGTCCGGGGTGACCGGACACGTCTGGCGGAGATCGAGATCACCTCCGGCAAGGCCAACCGCGCGCGGATCAACGGGTCGCCGGTGCCGCGGGTGCGGGATGTGCTCGGTCTCCTCCGCACGGTGCTGTTCGCCCCGGAGGATCTCGGACTCGTCAAGGGGGACCCCGACGGGCGTCGTCGGTTCCTGGATGATCTCGCCGTGCTCGTGACACCGCGCATGTCGGGGGTGCTCGCGGACTACGAGCGCATCGTCCGGCAGCGCAGCGCCCTGCTCAAGTCTGCGGCCGCCGCCTCGCGCGGAGGGATGGACCTGCGCACGCTCGATGTCTGGGACGCGAAGCTCGCCCGGAGCGGGGCAGAGATCCTCGCCATGCGGATGGCACTGGTCCGCGCCCTCGCCCCGTACGTCGCACACGCGTACGAGCAGGTCAGCTCGGGTCAGGGAACTGCAGAGATCTCCTACCGGTCGTCGCTCGACGCGACGCTCGTCGATGCCGAGGACAGTCCTGCAGGAGTGCCGTCCGGTCCTGTTCCACGTGGAACCGTCACGGCCGACCTGCTCGAGGCTCAGCTCATGGACGCCATGGGTCGTCTCCGGTCCCGGGAGATCGACCGAGGTGTGTGCCTGGTCGGCCCGCATCGTGACGATCTCGTGCTCACCCTGGGGGGTCTCCCCGCCAAGGGCTATGCCAGTCACGGTGAGTCGTGGTCGTTCGCACTGGCCCTTCGCCTCGCGTCGTACCGGCTCCTCACCGACGGGATCGCGACCCGACCTCACGACGACGGACGACCCTCCGACCCGACCACCGGGCTCACCGCGGCATCGAACGAGGCTCACGACCTGTGGATAGCGGACCTCGGAGACGACGGTGAACCGGTCCTGATCCTGGACGACGTGTTCGCTGAGCTCGACGTGCGGCGCCGGGACCGGCTCGCCGAGCTCGTCGCCCCGGCCCGTCAGGTCCTCATCACCGCGGCCGTCGCCGACGACGTCCCGGAGAGGCTCGAAGGTGCACGCGTCGACGTGATGGACGGTGCGGTCACCCGTGTCCGCTGA
- a CDS encoding type 1 glutamine amidotransferase, whose product MSDEITIAHLYPREMSIYGDLGNVIALRKRLEWRGYSVVVRPVEVGEPFDFAEVDLVFGGGGQDSGQVVIGADLLARGESLRTAAAAGLPMLVICGTYQLFGHGFTTISGREIPGISVLGARTVGSTVRMIGNVVVESPYGRLVGFENHSGQTTLDPGQEPLGTVSKGYGNTSDGHIEGARSANVIGTYLHGPILPKNPRLTDHLILTALNRRFGVTELAPLDDAVERRAADVAALRPQ is encoded by the coding sequence GTGAGCGACGAGATCACGATCGCGCACCTCTACCCGCGTGAGATGAGCATCTACGGCGACCTCGGCAACGTCATCGCGTTGCGCAAGCGCCTGGAGTGGCGCGGCTACTCCGTGGTGGTCCGCCCGGTCGAGGTCGGTGAGCCCTTCGACTTCGCCGAGGTCGACCTCGTGTTCGGCGGAGGCGGGCAGGACTCGGGGCAGGTCGTGATCGGGGCCGACCTCCTCGCTCGCGGCGAGAGCCTCCGGACGGCCGCCGCAGCGGGACTGCCGATGCTGGTCATCTGCGGCACCTACCAGCTGTTCGGCCACGGGTTCACCACGATCAGCGGCCGCGAGATCCCCGGGATCTCCGTCCTCGGTGCGCGGACCGTCGGCAGCACGGTCCGGATGATCGGGAACGTCGTGGTGGAGAGCCCCTACGGGCGGCTCGTCGGGTTCGAGAACCACTCGGGCCAGACGACGCTCGACCCCGGGCAGGAACCGCTCGGTACCGTCAGCAAGGGTTACGGCAACACCAGCGACGGCCACATCGAGGGTGCCAGGAGCGCGAACGTGATCGGCACCTACCTGCACGGACCGATCCTGCCGAAGAACCCGCGCCTGACGGACCACCTCATCCTCACCGCACTGAACCGCCGGTTCGGCGTGACGGAGCTCGCCCCGCTCGACGACGCCGTCGAGCGACGGGCGGCCGACGTCGCCGCGCTGCGACCCCAGTAG
- a CDS encoding MurT ligase domain-containing protein, whose amino-acid sequence MSGWFTLAVTKAAAHLSRLLGKGGGHALPGLIAERLDPGLAGRLAAGLPHGVIMVTGTNGKTTTTKLIAAILEANGERVLSNSTGSNLKRGVTSALISAADLRGHVDATIGLFEVDEASLRRVTGELKPDHIVVLNLFRDQLDRYGELDTTAALIGEGIAATTAQLYLNADDPLVASLSRYAASADLVHYFGVDQLPADAPGVPQTASDSDRCPVCRTRLEFSRTFYGHIGHYHCPTCDVTRPTPDVEVVEVASADSTGSRFTVAIDGARSDVVFPLAGTYNMYNALAAMSLAHGCGIAPAVVTETLASTVAAFGRVEELTLDGRTLFLLLVKNPVGLTQVLETFVSRETAPHVLFAVSDLDADGRDVSWLWDVPMEALIPADATVLTTGIRGADMTLRLHYAGVAADEVEDFTAAVERLVSEIPVGGTGYILPTYTAMLAIRKMLSQRTAMQEVWK is encoded by the coding sequence ATGTCGGGATGGTTCACGCTCGCCGTGACGAAGGCTGCAGCCCACCTCAGCCGGCTTCTCGGCAAGGGCGGTGGGCACGCACTTCCCGGCCTCATCGCAGAGCGCCTCGACCCAGGGCTCGCCGGTCGCCTGGCCGCGGGGCTGCCGCACGGCGTGATCATGGTGACCGGGACCAACGGGAAGACCACCACGACCAAGCTGATCGCCGCGATCCTCGAGGCGAACGGCGAGCGGGTGCTCTCCAACAGCACCGGGTCGAACCTCAAGCGGGGCGTCACGTCCGCGCTGATCTCGGCCGCCGACCTGCGCGGGCACGTCGACGCGACGATCGGCCTGTTCGAGGTCGACGAGGCCAGCCTCCGACGGGTCACCGGCGAGCTGAAACCCGACCACATCGTCGTGCTCAACCTCTTCCGCGACCAGCTCGACCGCTACGGAGAGCTGGACACGACTGCGGCCCTGATCGGTGAGGGCATCGCCGCGACGACGGCCCAGCTGTACCTCAACGCGGACGACCCGCTGGTGGCGAGCCTGAGCCGATATGCAGCGAGCGCTGACCTCGTGCACTACTTCGGCGTCGACCAGCTCCCCGCGGACGCGCCGGGGGTGCCGCAGACCGCCTCCGACTCCGACCGCTGCCCGGTGTGCCGGACGCGCCTGGAGTTCAGCCGGACGTTCTACGGGCACATCGGTCACTACCACTGCCCGACGTGCGACGTCACGCGCCCGACGCCCGACGTCGAGGTCGTCGAGGTCGCGTCGGCCGACTCCACAGGGTCGCGGTTCACGGTGGCGATCGACGGGGCGCGGAGCGATGTCGTCTTCCCCCTTGCGGGCACCTACAACATGTACAACGCCCTCGCGGCGATGAGCCTCGCCCACGGGTGCGGGATCGCCCCCGCCGTCGTCACGGAGACCCTGGCGAGCACGGTGGCAGCGTTCGGGCGCGTCGAGGAGCTCACGCTCGACGGGCGCACGCTGTTCCTGCTGCTCGTGAAGAACCCCGTCGGACTCACCCAGGTCCTCGAGACGTTCGTGAGCCGTGAGACGGCACCGCACGTGCTCTTCGCGGTGAGCGACCTCGACGCGGACGGACGCGACGTCTCGTGGCTCTGGGACGTCCCGATGGAGGCGCTGATCCCCGCGGACGCGACCGTGCTCACCACGGGGATCCGGGGCGCCGACATGACCCTGCGACTGCACTACGCCGGGGTCGCGGCCGACGAGGTGGAGGACTTCACCGCGGCCGTGGAGAGGCTCGTGAGCGAGATCCCCGTCGGAGGCACGGGCTACATCCTGCCGACCTACACGGCCATGCTGGCGATCCGCAAGATGCTCTCTCAGCGGACCGCCATGCAGGAGGTGTGGAAGTGA